One Megamonas hypermegale genomic window carries:
- a CDS encoding amino acid ABC transporter permease, which yields MNEFLASLSILEKPAILVFILKGVVFTLIISVIAVLLSIIFGSVLALVRNYCTSKKNVIFKWLATIYIEVFRNTPLLFWIFIGIIIIPVPRLFAHSMLGLSSVETKLLFKATLALTLFTSAVIAEIIRGGLNAVPKGQFEASYSQGFNTFQTMVYIILPQAYRNVVPTLLSQVITTIKDSSFLANVATIELMSCVKKILSNASLYNGTNTINVSDVFVLFGCAALIYFIINYTLSCVVRYLQSKNKQESYA from the coding sequence ATGAATGAATTTTTAGCGAGTTTATCTATATTAGAAAAGCCAGCAATTTTAGTATTTATATTAAAAGGTGTTGTATTTACTTTAATAATTTCAGTAATAGCAGTACTTTTAAGTATCATATTTGGTTCTGTATTGGCTTTAGTGCGAAATTACTGTACATCAAAGAAAAATGTTATTTTTAAATGGTTGGCTACCATATACATTGAAGTTTTTAGAAATACGCCGTTATTGTTTTGGATTTTCATTGGAATAATTATTATTCCAGTTCCACGTCTTTTTGCGCATAGCATGTTAGGTTTGTCTTCTGTAGAGACTAAATTATTGTTTAAAGCTACATTGGCTTTGACATTGTTCACATCAGCTGTAATTGCTGAAATAATTCGTGGCGGACTTAATGCTGTACCAAAAGGACAATTTGAAGCCAGTTATTCACAAGGTTTTAATACTTTCCAAACAATGGTATATATAATTTTGCCACAGGCATATAGAAATGTAGTACCAACATTATTAAGTCAAGTAATAACTACTATAAAAGACTCTTCGTTCTTAGCTAATGTAGCGACGATTGAATTAATGTCTTGCGTAAAGAAAATATTGAGTAACGCTAGTTTGTACAACGGAACAAATACGATAAATGTATCTGATGTATTCGTATTGTTTGGCTGTGCAGCGCTTATATATTTCATAATAAACTATACATTATCTTGTGTAGTTAGATATTTACAAAGCAAGAATAAACAAGAATCATATGCATAG
- a CDS encoding amino acid ABC transporter permease → MEEIFSKNDWLMIWNYKDTFILGFLNTLETAIIGIILSLVIGIIIGLMGTSSNKVFRTINRIYVEVIQNTPLLLQLCVFYYVLAFSGYKVSILFAGIISLGVYHGAYMAEVFRAGISSIPKGQFEAATSQGFNYVQRMYYIILPQSIKIILPPMVNQVVNLIKNTSCLYIIGGSDLISLTYNFVTGSTTGGAYAPAYIVCGILFFIICFPLSTLATVWESRLKKKDVMA, encoded by the coding sequence ATGGAAGAAATTTTTTCTAAAAATGATTGGTTAATGATATGGAATTATAAAGATACGTTTATTTTAGGTTTTTTAAATACCTTAGAAACAGCAATCATCGGTATTATTTTGTCATTGGTTATAGGTATTATAATCGGTTTAATGGGTACAAGTTCTAATAAAGTTTTTCGTACAATAAATCGCATCTATGTCGAAGTAATTCAAAATACTCCGTTATTATTACAATTATGTGTTTTTTATTATGTATTAGCTTTTTCGGGATACAAAGTAAGCATTTTATTTGCAGGTATAATATCTTTAGGTGTTTATCATGGAGCTTATATGGCAGAAGTTTTTCGTGCAGGCATAAGTTCTATACCGAAAGGTCAGTTTGAAGCTGCAACATCACAAGGATTTAATTACGTTCAGAGAATGTATTATATAATTTTGCCACAAAGCATAAAAATTATATTACCGCCAATGGTAAATCAGGTTGTGAACTTAATAAAGAACACATCTTGTTTATATATCATAGGTGGCTCCGATTTGATTTCCTTAACGTATAATTTTGTTACAGGTTCAACTACTGGCGGAGCGTATGCACCGGCTTATATTGTATGTGGCATTTTGTTCTTTATAATTTGTTTTCCATTATCAACCTTGGCTACTGTATGGGAAAGTAGATTAAAGAAAAAAGATGTAATGGCATGA
- a CDS encoding transporter substrate-binding domain-containing protein, giving the protein MRSLKKWVVGILTVCMSVMMLAGCGSDTETKSASNSDNPSDVQEIIDRGTLKVGVKNVTKGFGYEDPATGEYSGLEISLAKKLAESLGVDVEFTPVTAATRTALLDSGDIDCVIATFTITDERKNSWDFTTPYYTDHVGVLVENSSGIKNLADLKDKTVGVSSGSTSAKSLVEAMIKAGVISGDGYDAKTFDPATWTTGVKFKQYDDYPAISTALSAGDVDAFCVDKSILAIYNTDGRSYIEEEFAPQEYGIATKKGSGLSKVAEDFVQKSLNDGTIDTLITENNLK; this is encoded by the coding sequence ATGAGAAGTTTAAAAAAATGGGTAGTAGGAATTTTAACAGTATGTATGTCTGTTATGATGTTAGCAGGCTGTGGTAGTGATACTGAAACTAAATCAGCATCAAACTCTGATAATCCAAGTGATGTACAGGAAATTATAGATAGAGGTACTTTAAAAGTTGGTGTAAAAAACGTAACTAAAGGTTTTGGTTATGAAGACCCAGCAACTGGTGAATATTCTGGATTAGAAATTTCTTTAGCTAAAAAATTAGCTGAAAGCTTAGGGGTAGATGTAGAATTTACTCCAGTAACAGCAGCAACTAGAACTGCTTTACTTGATTCTGGCGATATCGACTGCGTAATTGCTACATTCACAATTACAGATGAAAGAAAAAATAGTTGGGATTTCACAACTCCATACTATACAGACCATGTAGGTGTATTAGTTGAGAATTCTTCAGGAATTAAAAACTTAGCTGATTTAAAAGATAAAACAGTTGGCGTATCTTCTGGTTCTACATCTGCTAAATCTTTAGTAGAAGCAATGATTAAAGCAGGCGTTATTTCTGGTGATGGTTATGATGCTAAAACATTTGACCCAGCAACTTGGACAACAGGTGTAAAATTCAAACAGTATGATGATTATCCTGCTATTTCTACAGCTTTGAGTGCTGGAGATGTAGACGCATTTTGCGTAGATAAATCTATCTTAGCTATTTATAATACAGATGGACGTTCTTATATTGAAGAAGAATTTGCTCCACAAGAATATGGTATAGCAACTAAAAAAGGTTCTGGCTTATCTAAAGTTGCAGAAGACTTCGTTCAAAAGAGCTTGAATGATGGCACAATAGATACATTGATTACTGAAAATAATTTAAAATAA
- a CDS encoding amino acid ABC transporter ATP-binding protein, whose protein sequence is MIKLEHVEKYFGNIHVLKDVNLEVKEGEKLVIIGPSGSGKSTTVRCMNFLEEPTKGKVFINGEQLTHKNKTKIIKDNISMVFQQFNLYPHLTVLENLTLAPVKLHHKSKQEAEELAYHYLDVVGLRDKAHVYPLTLSGGQQQRIAIARALCTQSKIILFDEPTSALDPETIQEVLDVMVKLAKEANITMVVVTHEMGFARQVADRIIFMADGQIIEEGSPATFFNNPTNERVKNFLGKIIH, encoded by the coding sequence ATGATAAAACTAGAACATGTAGAAAAATATTTTGGTAATATTCATGTACTAAAAGATGTCAATTTAGAAGTAAAAGAAGGAGAAAAATTAGTTATTATAGGGCCTTCTGGTTCTGGAAAATCGACGACGGTGCGATGCATGAATTTTTTAGAAGAACCAACTAAAGGAAAAGTTTTTATTAACGGTGAACAGTTAACGCATAAAAACAAGACAAAGATTATAAAAGATAATATTTCAATGGTTTTTCAGCAGTTTAATTTATACCCACATTTAACAGTTTTAGAAAATTTAACATTAGCTCCTGTTAAATTACACCATAAAAGTAAACAGGAAGCTGAAGAATTAGCTTATCATTATTTAGATGTAGTAGGGTTAAGAGATAAAGCACATGTTTATCCTTTAACTCTTTCAGGTGGTCAACAACAGCGTATAGCTATTGCGAGAGCATTATGTACACAGTCAAAAATTATTTTATTTGATGAACCAACATCGGCCTTAGACCCTGAAACTATTCAGGAAGTTTTAGACGTCATGGTAAAACTAGCAAAAGAAGCCAATATCACCATGGTTGTAGTAACACATGAAATGGGATTTGCTAGACAAGTTGCAGATAGAATAATCTTCATGGCTGATGGACAGATTATTGAAGAGGGCTCACCAGCTACGTTCTTTAATAATCCTACCAATGAACGAGTTAAAAATTTCTTGGGAAAAATTATTCATTAA
- a CDS encoding response regulator transcription factor: protein MKKIYCVEDDESVRELVIYALQSSGFEAHGFINSEDFFPAIKESLPDLVLLDIMLPGISGIDILNELRKMPQTEHLPVIMLTARGSEYDKITGLDSGADDYVTKPFGVMELIARIKAVLRRSNKITTTSVSDNNDLVAGNGLLKLNYDFHKVYVNNDEVVLTLKEFELLYYLLKNKNIVISRDKIMDEVWDYNYAAETRTVDVHIKTLRHKLGPASKLIETIRGVGYKIVD from the coding sequence GTGAAAAAAATATACTGCGTTGAAGACGACGAAAGCGTCCGCGAATTAGTTATTTATGCACTTCAATCTTCCGGTTTTGAAGCTCATGGATTTATTAATTCTGAAGATTTTTTTCCTGCTATAAAAGAAAGTTTACCTGATTTAGTATTATTAGATATCATGCTGCCTGGCATAAGTGGTATTGATATTTTAAATGAATTACGTAAAATGCCTCAAACGGAACATCTTCCTGTTATCATGTTAACTGCACGTGGTAGTGAATATGATAAAATCACTGGACTTGATAGCGGTGCTGATGATTACGTAACAAAACCTTTTGGCGTTATGGAATTAATTGCCCGCATAAAAGCTGTTTTACGCCGTAGCAATAAAATCACAACAACATCTGTATCTGATAACAATGATTTAGTCGCTGGTAACGGTCTTTTAAAATTAAATTATGATTTTCATAAAGTATATGTTAATAATGATGAAGTTGTTTTAACCTTAAAAGAATTTGAACTTCTATATTATTTGCTTAAAAATAAGAATATTGTAATCTCCCGCGATAAAATCATGGATGAAGTATGGGATTACAATTATGCTGCTGAAACTAGAACTGTAGATGTGCATATTAAAACACTACGCCATAAATTAGGCCCTGCTAGTAAATTAATCGAAACTATACGTGGCGTTGGTTATAAAATCGTGGACTGA
- a CDS encoding sensor histidine kinase, producing MKKKIFHYMCFLISLSVICTFILTLTLCYPLFFKHTKQEVKDESVYITYLFNNNLSDPIQFLNDTHTQTRITWIDSDGNVLFDNSAEATNMENHLLRQEIQSALSTGVGEAYRISTTLGSNTYYYALKLNDGTILRLSRTNVSAYDMLQGSLPILFAMMLIIYAISLLAARRMARNIIAPINSINLEHPIMNDLYEELNPMLIRLENQNEQIRQQMKTLKNQQREFTTIINNIEEGLILVNHAYKILSVNHSALEILNADKINYIDKNLFTLVNNDILYQAIQSVMNGERQEFYFPMGEKTYQIIASPVTKRDKIKGALILFVDITEKRMAEKMRQEFSANVSHELKTPLTSISGFAELLQNNMVRPNDVPLFAGKIYKEAQRLINLVQDIIKVSQLDEKNSSFMKEPINLSAICKQTILYLSDKALKKQVKLNFTPTSGCEISAVRQLIDELVYNLIENAIKYNKPKGQVDILLSKDSNSVSLSVKDTGIGISKEDLPHVFERFYRADKSRSQIKVEGTGLGLAIVKHIAEYHHAKLSISSELDKGTTITIQFPLIKD from the coding sequence ATGAAAAAGAAAATTTTCCATTATATGTGCTTTCTCATCTCTCTTTCTGTAATCTGTACGTTTATACTTACACTTACACTATGTTATCCACTATTTTTCAAACATACAAAACAGGAAGTTAAAGATGAATCAGTATATATAACTTATCTTTTTAATAATAACTTAAGTGACCCTATACAATTTTTAAACGATACTCATACTCAAACACGCATAACATGGATTGATAGTGATGGCAATGTCTTATTTGATAATAGTGCAGAAGCCACCAATATGGAAAATCATTTATTGCGTCAAGAAATTCAATCTGCATTAAGTACTGGTGTCGGCGAAGCTTATCGCATTTCCACAACGCTTGGAAGCAACACTTATTATTATGCCTTAAAATTAAATGATGGAACTATTCTCCGTCTTTCGCGCACTAATGTCAGCGCTTATGATATGCTACAAGGTTCATTGCCAATTTTATTTGCCATGATGCTTATAATCTATGCTATTTCGCTTTTAGCGGCACGACGCATGGCTAGAAATATCATTGCTCCGATAAACTCCATAAATCTTGAGCATCCTATAATGAATGACCTCTATGAAGAACTCAATCCGATGTTAATCCGCTTAGAAAATCAAAATGAACAAATTAGGCAACAGATGAAAACCTTAAAAAATCAACAGCGTGAATTCACTACTATAATCAATAATATTGAAGAAGGTTTAATTCTCGTCAATCATGCTTATAAAATTCTTTCTGTCAACCATAGTGCATTAGAAATTTTAAATGCTGATAAAATCAACTATATCGATAAAAACCTTTTCACTTTAGTAAATAACGATATTTTATATCAGGCTATCCAATCCGTCATGAATGGTGAACGACAAGAATTTTATTTTCCAATGGGTGAAAAAACGTATCAGATTATAGCCAGTCCTGTAACAAAACGCGATAAGATTAAAGGTGCTTTAATTTTATTTGTCGATATCACAGAAAAACGTATGGCTGAAAAAATGCGTCAAGAATTTTCCGCAAATGTTTCTCATGAATTAAAAACACCTCTTACATCTATTTCTGGTTTTGCTGAACTTTTGCAAAACAATATGGTTAGACCAAATGATGTACCACTATTTGCAGGAAAAATTTACAAAGAAGCACAACGCTTAATTAATTTGGTACAAGATATAATAAAGGTTTCTCAATTAGATGAAAAAAATAGTTCCTTTATGAAAGAACCGATAAATTTATCAGCTATTTGTAAACAAACTATTTTATACCTAAGCGATAAAGCATTAAAGAAACAAGTTAAGCTCAATTTTACACCTACATCTGGCTGTGAAATCTCAGCCGTTCGTCAATTAATTGATGAGCTTGTTTATAACTTAATAGAAAATGCTATAAAATACAATAAACCTAAAGGACAAGTCGATATTTTACTGAGTAAAGACTCAAATAGTGTTTCTTTATCTGTAAAAGATACTGGTATCGGCATTTCTAAAGAAGACTTGCCACATGTCTTTGAAAGATTTTATCGTGCAGATAAATCTCGTTCTCAAATCAAAGTTGAAGGAACAGGATTGGGGCTTGCTATTGTAAAACATATAGCCGAATACCACCATGCTAAACTCAGTATTTCTAGCGAATTAGATAAAGGAACGACTATAACAATTCAATTTCCTTTGATTAAAGATTAA